One window of Pedobacter faecalis genomic DNA carries:
- a CDS encoding aspartate carbamoyltransferase catalytic subunit yields MATENLSTKHLLGIKDINRSDIELIFETADNFKEVINRPIKRVPSLRDITIANVFFENSTRTKLSFELAEKRLSADVINFAASSSSVSKGETLVDTVNNILAMKVDMVVMRHPYAGAGQFLSKHVKAQIVNAGDGAHEHPTQALLDAFSIREKLGTVEGKKVVIVGDILHSRVAISNILCLQQLGAQVKVCGPSTLIPKYISALGVEVEHDLVKALNWCDVANMLRIQLERQDIKYFPSLREYAMMYGLNKKILDNLEKEIVIMHPGPINRGVEISSDVADSKQSIILEQVENGVAVRMAVLYLLASQRG; encoded by the coding sequence ATGGCAACTGAAAACCTATCAACGAAACATCTGTTGGGCATTAAAGATATCAACCGAAGTGATATCGAACTGATTTTTGAGACAGCGGACAATTTCAAGGAGGTTATCAACCGGCCCATAAAAAGGGTGCCTTCGTTGCGCGATATCACCATAGCAAATGTATTTTTTGAAAATTCTACCAGAACAAAACTATCATTCGAGCTAGCTGAAAAAAGGCTTTCCGCAGATGTCATTAACTTTGCTGCGTCTTCTTCGTCTGTTAGCAAAGGGGAAACACTGGTTGATACGGTAAACAATATTCTTGCGATGAAGGTTGACATGGTAGTGATGCGTCACCCGTATGCCGGGGCAGGACAGTTTTTAAGCAAACATGTCAAAGCCCAGATCGTAAATGCAGGTGACGGCGCGCATGAGCACCCGACGCAGGCACTACTTGACGCCTTTTCGATTCGTGAAAAATTAGGCACAGTAGAAGGCAAGAAAGTGGTCATAGTTGGTGATATATTGCATTCTCGGGTAGCGATATCAAATATCTTGTGTTTACAGCAATTGGGGGCACAAGTGAAGGTATGCGGTCCCAGCACGTTAATCCCAAAATATATTTCTGCATTAGGTGTGGAAGTTGAACACGATTTGGTCAAGGCCCTAAACTGGTGTGACGTAGCAAATATGCTTCGCATACAGCTGGAGCGCCAGGACATTAAATATTTCCCCTCATTGAGGGAGTACGCGATGATGTACGGTCTTAATAAGAAAATTCTGGACAACTTAGAGAAAGAAATTGTTATTATGCACCCCGGACCGATTAATCGTGGTGTTGAAATTAGCAGTGACGTGGCTGACAGTAAGCAATCTATTATACTGGAACAGGTAGAAAATGGAGTGGCTGTTAGAATGGCTGTACTATATTTACTCGCTTCCCAGCGTGGTTAA
- a CDS encoding efflux transporter outer membrane subunit yields MTGIKMIIVIRSSRNVSEKMKIPRLKNYLLAGLFLLSLGGCVTKKYDLPSLNKNGLYRGSSGEDTASIAKLPWRTLFTDPILQNLINQGIKNNFDLKRAVERIRIAEANLRQSSLALLPNLSADASVTDAKQSRAALNFPPGININTETQTYRLQLNTSWEADIWGKLNSAKRSSYAALLQTEAARRAVQTQLVASIANGYFSLLALDKQLTITEQTIEIRKADVETMKALKEGAIVNGAAVVQSEANLYAAQVTIPDIKRNIRETENALSVLIGQSPQSIERTSLDEQRLYEDLKTGVSAQLLQNRPDIQAAEFAFRAAFENTNTARTFFYPSLTLTASGGLSTLELKNFFDNSIFYNLIGGITQPIFARGQNKARLKTAQAQQQIAFYDLQQNLLTAGREVSDALFAYETALQKELLRNQQITALTKAVDFTKELLRYSSATNYTDVLTSEQSLLTAQISSVSDRLQRLQSTVNLYKALGGGWENE; encoded by the coding sequence ATGACCGGGATAAAGATGATCATCGTTATTAGGTCTTCCAGAAACGTATCAGAAAAGATGAAAATACCCCGTCTCAAAAACTACTTACTTGCCGGACTTTTCTTACTCAGCCTTGGTGGCTGCGTGACAAAAAAATATGACTTGCCGTCGCTGAATAAAAACGGGCTGTATCGCGGCTCGTCGGGAGAAGATACTGCCAGCATTGCCAAACTGCCTTGGCGAACACTTTTCACCGACCCAATCTTGCAAAACCTGATAAATCAAGGCATCAAGAATAATTTCGATCTGAAAAGAGCAGTAGAACGCATACGGATTGCAGAGGCTAATCTGCGGCAGAGTAGTTTGGCGCTGCTACCCAATTTGTCAGCAGACGCCTCGGTTACCGACGCAAAACAATCGAGGGCGGCACTAAACTTCCCCCCGGGAATCAACATCAACACAGAAACACAAACCTATAGACTGCAACTGAATACGAGCTGGGAGGCGGATATATGGGGGAAGTTAAACAGCGCTAAGAGATCTTCGTACGCCGCCTTACTGCAGACTGAAGCGGCCAGACGGGCCGTTCAAACGCAATTGGTAGCAAGTATAGCTAACGGTTACTTTTCGTTACTTGCGCTTGACAAGCAGCTTACCATAACTGAACAGACTATTGAAATCCGAAAAGCCGACGTTGAAACCATGAAGGCGCTGAAAGAAGGGGCTATTGTAAACGGGGCAGCTGTAGTACAAAGCGAAGCCAACTTGTATGCGGCGCAAGTAACGATACCGGATATTAAAAGAAATATCAGGGAGACTGAGAATGCCCTTAGTGTGCTGATAGGGCAATCGCCGCAGTCAATCGAAAGAACGAGTTTGGATGAGCAAAGGCTGTATGAGGATCTGAAAACCGGGGTGTCTGCACAATTACTGCAAAACCGTCCTGATATTCAGGCAGCAGAATTCGCTTTCCGTGCCGCCTTTGAAAACACGAACACCGCACGCACTTTCTTTTATCCCTCACTCACGCTAACTGCCAGCGGCGGCTTATCTACACTTGAACTGAAGAATTTTTTTGACAACTCCATTTTCTATAATCTAATTGGAGGAATAACACAGCCTATATTCGCCCGTGGCCAGAACAAAGCCCGCTTGAAAACTGCTCAGGCTCAGCAGCAGATAGCCTTCTATGATCTTCAGCAAAATTTGTTGACGGCAGGACGGGAGGTGTCTGATGCGCTATTCGCCTATGAAACTGCTTTGCAAAAGGAGCTGTTGAGAAATCAGCAGATTACCGCTCTTACTAAGGCAGTAGATTTTACAAAAGAGCTACTCAGATATAGTTCGGCTACCAATTATACGGATGTGTTAACATCGGAGCAAAGTTTGCTTACCGCGCAAATAAGCAGTGTTAGCGACCGCCTTCAAAGACTGCAATCGACAGTGAATCTCTACAAAGCACTCGGTGGAGGCTGGGAAAATGAATAG
- the cmk gene encoding (d)CMP kinase, translating to MRTNLIIAIDGYSSCGKSTLAKALAKRLNFIYIDSGAMYRAVTLFFLRNNVDVADLAQVQNALGEIEINFHSRDYDSHISLNGEDVSEEIRGMRVSESVSEVSAHKAVRNEMVKQQQRMGKFKNVVMDGRDIGTTVFPDAQLKLFMTADPKVRAERRYREMQAKGDTETTLEEVFENLAHRDYADTTRAESPLTRAQDAVILDNTTMTEKEQLEFALEEVHKHFPV from the coding sequence ATGAGAACGAACCTTATCATTGCTATTGATGGATATTCGTCTTGCGGTAAAAGCACCTTAGCCAAGGCGTTAGCAAAACGACTTAATTTTATTTATATCGACAGCGGGGCGATGTACCGTGCCGTTACACTGTTCTTTTTGAGGAACAATGTCGACGTTGCCGACTTAGCACAGGTACAGAACGCGCTCGGGGAAATTGAGATCAACTTTCATTCTCGGGATTATGATTCGCATATCTCGTTGAACGGAGAAGACGTTTCCGAAGAAATCCGCGGCATGCGTGTTTCTGAAAGTGTTAGCGAAGTCTCAGCGCATAAAGCTGTGCGAAACGAAATGGTGAAGCAGCAACAGCGGATGGGAAAATTTAAGAATGTTGTGATGGACGGGCGTGATATTGGAACCACCGTATTCCCAGATGCGCAACTTAAGCTCTTTATGACAGCCGACCCAAAGGTGAGAGCGGAACGAAGGTATCGAGAAATGCAGGCCAAAGGCGACACGGAGACTACACTGGAGGAGGTATTTGAAAATCTTGCGCACCGCGATTATGCAGATACAACGAGGGCAGAAAGTCCGCTTACACGAGCTCAGGATGCTGTTATTCTGGACAACACCACAATGACTGAAAAAGAACAGCTTGAATTTGCGTTAGAAGAGGTACACAAGCATTTTCCGGTTTAA
- the pyrR gene encoding bifunctional pyr operon transcriptional regulator/uracil phosphoribosyltransferase PyrR, which yields MQKRTLLDGKKFQITIKRLCHQLVENHDNFSNSVLVGIQPRGPFFADRIKKELSVILGQDSILKGNLDITFFRDDFRRKDGIVSANSNTIDFIIEGKNVILVDDVLWTGRTIRAAMDALLAYGRPATVELMVLIDRRFSRQLPIEPNYIGQQVDSLNSQRVKVSWSETEGKDEVVLLSETIK from the coding sequence ATGCAAAAACGAACACTGCTAGACGGAAAAAAATTCCAGATCACAATCAAACGGCTTTGCCACCAGCTTGTTGAGAATCATGATAATTTCTCTAATTCTGTTTTAGTTGGTATACAGCCAAGAGGACCTTTCTTTGCTGACCGTATAAAAAAGGAGCTTTCCGTGATTCTGGGACAAGACTCCATACTCAAAGGAAATCTGGACATTACTTTTTTTCGGGATGATTTCAGAAGAAAGGATGGCATTGTGTCTGCAAACAGTAATACAATAGATTTCATAATCGAAGGCAAGAATGTCATTCTGGTTGATGATGTGTTATGGACCGGCCGGACTATTAGGGCGGCTATGGATGCTTTGCTGGCTTATGGCAGGCCAGCAACGGTAGAGCTTATGGTACTTATAGATCGTCGTTTTTCACGGCAACTCCCTATTGAGCCGAATTATATTGGCCAGCAGGTAGACAGTTTAAATTCTCAACGGGTTAAAGTAAGCTGGAGCGAGACTGAAGGAAAGGACGAGGTGGTATTATTATCAGAAACTATCAAATAA
- a CDS encoding efflux RND transporter periplasmic adaptor subunit, which translates to MKNLNFCLSLSIPALLLLASCGNSGQDKGDAKAGSLPSYPVFSVEAKSTSLETEYPATLEGVQNVDIRAKVDGFIDKIYIDEGATVKKGQLLFSINAPQYEQTVRTAGAAISSAEADVNAAQLQVNKTKPLVEKDIISKYDLEAAQLTLQSRRAALARAKAELANAKTNLSYTKILSPVSGVVGSIPFKEGSLVGPSNSQPLTTVSDISRIYAYFSMNEKQLLDFTRDTKGTSVESKIRSIPPVTLTLADGTTFPETGKIESINGLINTGTGSASLRATFSNQAMLLKTGGSASVRIPKHLENAILVPQKSTMDLQGKKFVYLVDAKGTVTQTEIEIMEVTSGDFYVVTKGLKPGDHLVLEGFQSLKNGAQIKPEMQNSDVVYTGI; encoded by the coding sequence ATGAAAAATTTAAATTTCTGTCTATCACTGAGTATTCCGGCGCTACTACTTTTGGCCAGTTGCGGCAATAGCGGTCAGGACAAAGGTGATGCGAAAGCTGGTTCTCTCCCCTCCTATCCGGTATTTTCTGTGGAAGCGAAGTCCACTTCCTTAGAGACAGAATATCCAGCTACACTGGAAGGTGTGCAAAATGTGGATATCAGGGCCAAGGTAGACGGCTTTATCGACAAGATTTACATCGACGAGGGCGCGACAGTCAAGAAAGGACAGTTACTCTTCTCGATTAATGCGCCCCAATATGAACAGACTGTCCGAACTGCCGGAGCAGCAATCAGCAGTGCAGAGGCTGACGTTAACGCGGCGCAACTACAGGTTAACAAGACAAAGCCTCTGGTTGAGAAAGATATCATAAGTAAATATGATCTGGAAGCTGCGCAACTCACGCTACAAAGTAGACGGGCAGCCCTGGCCCGGGCGAAAGCAGAGTTGGCAAATGCAAAAACAAACTTAAGTTACACAAAGATATTGAGCCCCGTAAGCGGGGTGGTGGGGAGCATCCCATTTAAAGAAGGCAGTCTTGTAGGTCCCTCAAATAGTCAGCCTCTCACAACGGTTTCAGATATTTCCAGAATCTATGCCTATTTCTCCATGAATGAGAAGCAGCTCCTGGACTTTACACGCGACACTAAGGGTACGAGTGTTGAAAGCAAGATTAGAAGCATCCCCCCTGTTACCTTAACCCTGGCAGACGGAACAACTTTCCCTGAAACCGGCAAAATTGAATCTATTAACGGGTTGATAAACACAGGTACCGGATCGGCCAGTCTGAGGGCGACTTTCAGTAACCAGGCAATGCTATTAAAAACAGGCGGCAGTGCCTCTGTACGCATTCCAAAGCATCTTGAAAACGCCATATTGGTTCCGCAGAAATCGACTATGGATTTACAGGGTAAGAAGTTCGTTTATCTGGTAGATGCAAAGGGAACTGTAACACAAACGGAAATCGAGATCATGGAGGTTACCAGTGGTGACTTCTATGTGGTTACAAAGGGACTTAAACCTGGCGACCACCTGGTGCTGGAAGGTTTCCAGTCTCTTAAGAACGGCGCTCAGATTAAACCAGAGATGCAGAATTCGGACGTGGTGTACACCGGAATTTAG
- the rpsA gene encoding 30S ribosomal protein S1, with protein sequence MAKKQVAEKELEAKTAELQGADARLAEKETIESEADSVSIEQIKSSLATPDQDFDWDADDKVFGKYSAEDRKKFEDMYTDTFNQITQGEIISGTVVSINNKDVVLNVGFKSDGLVSASEFRDMPDLKVGDKVDVFVEAPEDANGQLILSRKRAKTQRSWETINEALDNDRIINGFVKSRTKGGLIVDIMGVEAFLPGSQIDIKPIRDYDIYVGKTMEFKVVKINHEFKNVVVSHKILIEDDLESQKVEIVSKLEKGQVLEGTVKNITDFGVFIDLGGVDGLLHITDISWGRIEHPKEVLSLDEKINVVVLDFDDEKKRIALGLKQLTPHPWESLDANLTIGSKVKGKIVTVADYGAFLEIIPGVEGLIHVSEMSWSQNLRSPQEFLKVGDEIEAEVLTLDRDERKMSLGIKQLTEDPWQNVAAKYPIGSRHTAVVKNMTNFGVFVEIEEGIDGLIHISDLSWSKKVNHPNEFTKVGDTLDVVVLELDVESRKLSLGHKQLEENPWDTFETIFTVDSIHQGTVVKVTDKGAVIALPYGVEGFVPTKHMVKEDGTSIKAEETNDFKIIEFNKDAKRIVVSHARIWEEAKAEAASEERNAKKKEAKASSNAVKKVKDSVEKSTLGDLGVLAQLKQQMEGEENKAKK encoded by the coding sequence ATGGCTAAAAAACAAGTAGCAGAAAAAGAACTAGAAGCTAAAACAGCTGAACTGCAGGGAGCAGATGCTCGCTTGGCAGAAAAAGAAACCATTGAATCGGAAGCTGATTCAGTGTCGATCGAACAGATCAAATCATCACTAGCTACCCCTGATCAGGATTTTGACTGGGACGCAGATGATAAAGTATTCGGAAAATACTCTGCCGAAGACCGTAAAAAGTTTGAGGATATGTATACCGATACCTTTAACCAAATCACCCAGGGTGAGATAATCAGCGGAACTGTTGTTTCAATTAACAACAAAGATGTGGTATTAAACGTAGGCTTTAAGTCGGACGGTTTGGTATCTGCTTCTGAGTTTCGTGACATGCCTGACTTGAAAGTGGGCGACAAGGTCGATGTTTTCGTGGAAGCACCCGAAGACGCAAATGGCCAGCTAATTTTATCTCGTAAAAGAGCAAAAACTCAGCGGTCGTGGGAAACTATCAATGAAGCTTTGGATAATGACAGGATCATTAACGGTTTCGTTAAGAGCCGTACTAAAGGTGGTCTTATTGTGGATATAATGGGCGTTGAGGCATTCCTGCCTGGTTCTCAAATCGACATTAAGCCGATCCGCGACTACGATATATATGTAGGTAAGACAATGGAATTCAAGGTGGTAAAAATCAACCATGAGTTTAAAAATGTTGTTGTATCTCATAAAATCCTTATCGAAGACGATCTGGAAAGCCAGAAAGTTGAAATTGTATCTAAACTTGAAAAAGGCCAGGTACTTGAGGGCACCGTTAAGAACATCACTGACTTCGGCGTGTTTATTGATCTTGGCGGTGTAGATGGATTGCTTCATATCACTGATATCTCATGGGGCCGCATAGAGCATCCGAAAGAGGTATTGAGCCTGGATGAGAAAATAAACGTTGTTGTTCTTGACTTTGATGATGAGAAAAAACGTATCGCCCTTGGCTTGAAGCAATTGACTCCACATCCTTGGGAATCTTTAGATGCTAACCTGACTATCGGCTCTAAGGTTAAAGGAAAAATTGTTACTGTAGCTGATTATGGTGCGTTCCTGGAAATCATCCCGGGAGTTGAAGGCCTTATTCACGTCTCTGAGATGTCGTGGTCACAAAACCTGCGCAGTCCGCAGGAATTCCTGAAAGTAGGTGATGAGATAGAGGCTGAAGTATTGACTTTGGATAGGGATGAGCGCAAGATGAGCTTGGGTATTAAGCAACTTACTGAGGATCCTTGGCAAAACGTAGCCGCAAAATATCCGATCGGAAGCAGACATACTGCTGTCGTTAAAAACATGACAAACTTTGGCGTGTTTGTGGAAATCGAAGAAGGAATTGACGGTTTAATCCATATTTCAGATCTTTCCTGGTCTAAAAAGGTGAACCATCCTAATGAATTCACGAAAGTAGGTGACACTTTAGATGTAGTGGTACTCGAGCTTGATGTAGAAAGCCGGAAACTAAGTTTAGGTCATAAGCAACTGGAAGAAAACCCATGGGATACTTTTGAGACTATCTTCACGGTAGATTCGATTCACCAGGGCACCGTTGTAAAAGTGACTGATAAGGGTGCTGTAATAGCTTTACCTTATGGGGTTGAAGGATTTGTACCTACCAAGCATATGGTAAAAGAAGACGGTACTTCGATCAAGGCTGAAGAGACCAATGACTTTAAGATCATTGAATTCAATAAGGATGCAAAACGCATCGTTGTATCTCACGCACGAATTTGGGAAGAGGCAAAAGCAGAAGCTGCTAGTGAAGAACGTAACGCTAAGAAAAAAGAGGCTAAAGCTTCGAGCAATGCGGTGAAGAAAGTGAAAGATTCTGTTGAAAAGTCTACTCTAGGTGATTTAGGCGTGCTTGCACAACTAAAACAGCAAATGGAAGGCGAGGAAAATAAAGCTAAAAAATAG
- a CDS encoding lipid A deacylase LpxR family protein, with protein sequence MMIKTGFSVFLLLIQAAYCYSQSYRNEFGFRSENDSYLGQGSDRYYTNGLFLYYRHAGNPEKLNENVEKKVFEITAGQRIYNPFSGYAPDPAKHDRPFAGYLYAGAALHWLYAAESSLKASVEVGTIGPNSLGEDGQDLLHRTIGFYRLSGWDYQISNEATVNLAARYTRLLHRAANQHTDFLLDGYVNAGTLRNDAAAAIVFRAGRINQLFNSGYNDAVVGESGTTKLTNRELYFYAKPQLNYVVFDATVQGGIFNNDSPVVFDVEPLVFTQQLGFSYNSPRFTFDFSVFFKTKEIESTAKAHQYGAVSASYRFN encoded by the coding sequence ATGATGATTAAAACCGGGTTCTCTGTTTTTTTATTACTGATACAGGCGGCGTACTGCTATTCCCAGTCTTACAGGAATGAGTTCGGGTTTCGCAGCGAAAATGATTCTTACCTCGGACAAGGCTCCGACCGTTATTACACCAATGGACTATTTCTGTATTATCGCCACGCCGGGAATCCGGAAAAACTGAATGAGAACGTAGAAAAGAAAGTCTTTGAAATTACGGCAGGACAGCGTATATATAACCCGTTTTCCGGATATGCGCCAGATCCGGCTAAACATGACCGTCCTTTCGCTGGCTATCTATACGCTGGAGCTGCTCTTCACTGGTTGTATGCAGCAGAATCGTCTTTAAAAGCATCAGTGGAAGTCGGCACCATCGGACCAAACTCATTGGGAGAAGATGGGCAGGATCTTCTGCACCGGACAATTGGCTTCTATCGTTTATCAGGATGGGATTATCAGATCAGTAACGAAGCGACTGTCAATCTGGCTGCGCGGTACACCCGTTTGCTGCACAGGGCAGCGAATCAGCATACCGACTTTTTGCTGGATGGGTATGTAAATGCAGGCACACTCCGTAATGACGCAGCGGCAGCGATTGTTTTTAGAGCCGGCAGGATTAATCAATTGTTTAATTCAGGTTATAACGATGCCGTTGTTGGTGAATCCGGAACAACGAAACTCACAAATAGGGAGTTATATTTTTATGCTAAACCGCAGCTGAATTATGTCGTATTCGACGCCACTGTGCAAGGTGGCATTTTTAATAATGACAGCCCCGTTGTTTTTGACGTTGAACCACTGGTATTTACGCAGCAGCTGGGTTTTAGCTATAATTCGCCGCGATTTACGTTTGACTTCAGTGTTTTCTTTAAAACGAAGGAGATTGAAAGCACGGCAAAGGCCCACCAATATGGCGCTGTGTCTGCTTCATACCGGTTTAATTAG
- a CDS encoding efflux RND transporter permease subunit produces the protein MFRKFIERPVLSTVISVIIVILGILGLITLPVSQYPEIAPPTVQVSASYQGANADVVMNSVVIPLEEQINGVEDMTYMTSTAGNDGTATITINFKLGTNPDLAAVNVQNRVSRAASLLPAEVTRAGVVTAKRQASNVLIFGIYCDNDSYDQKFLQNYANINLIPQIKRINGVGDASAFGLMDYSMRIWLKPDVMATYGLVPNDISAALAEQNVEAAPGQLGEQGNESFQYILKYSGRLKTETEFSNIIIRTADNGQVLRLRDVARIELGAQSYASSVRFNGKPALGVAINQTAGSNAKEVIEGSLKVLENASTSFPPGIHYTALININDFLDASIEKVIHTLVEAFILVFLVVFVFLQDLRSTLIPAISVPVAIIGTFFFLNLFGFTINLLTLFALVLAIGIVVDDAIVVVEAVHAKLDSGYKSARKATVDAMEDITVAIVSITLVMAAVFVPVSFIQGSSGVFYKQFGLTLAIAIILSAVNALTLSPALCALLLKPHKEDHHRKRNFLQRFFTAFNTSFDTMTNRYKRSVSYLARRKWIALGGIGVFVVMLIWAMNTTPKGFVPNEDLGTIMSDISLPAATSQEHTDEIITRIDSIVHTIPEIKSSLRVVGRSMISGSGSSYGMVISRLKPWNERERDVKQIIGELFAKTANIRGAKIIFFAPPTIQGFGTSGGFEFQLQDKTGGDINKFNTVGTSFLASLAKRPEIQYASTSFNPNFPQYQIDVNVARIKQAGISVTDVLSTLQGYYGGVYASNFNKFGKQYRVMYQADAIYRNNEQSLNRIYVRNATGNMAPISEFITLTRVYGPQTISRFNLFTSISVTGAPNPGYSSGDALKAVQEEAAKHLPAGYGYEFSGLSREEMAGGSQTIFIFLLCVVFVYFLLCAQYESYILPLAVLISLPIGLAGVFIFDKIFKVDNNIYTQITLIMLVGLLAKNAILIVEYAADRRKRGMSIVRAAIDGATARLRPILMTSFAFILGLLPLMLSTGVGAAGNKSIGTGAVGGMLIGTIFGVFVIPTLFIIFQHLQEKISRKQPFDQTTIEFNDRDKDDHRY, from the coding sequence ATGTTTAGAAAATTTATTGAACGACCGGTACTTTCTACAGTTATATCTGTTATCATCGTAATTCTGGGCATACTGGGCCTAATCACCCTTCCTGTTTCCCAATATCCAGAGATTGCCCCCCCTACCGTTCAGGTTTCAGCTTCATATCAGGGTGCAAACGCCGACGTGGTAATGAACAGCGTGGTAATCCCGCTTGAGGAACAGATTAATGGCGTAGAGGATATGACTTATATGACCTCTACCGCTGGAAATGACGGGACCGCAACAATCACGATTAATTTCAAACTGGGAACCAATCCTGATTTAGCAGCGGTAAACGTGCAGAATCGTGTATCGCGAGCGGCGAGCCTGCTACCCGCAGAAGTGACCAGGGCCGGAGTGGTGACTGCCAAAAGACAGGCCAGCAATGTGCTTATCTTCGGGATATACTGCGACAATGATTCTTATGACCAGAAATTTCTGCAGAACTATGCAAACATTAACCTTATACCGCAAATAAAACGGATCAATGGTGTCGGCGATGCAAGTGCTTTTGGATTAATGGATTATAGTATGCGTATCTGGCTTAAACCGGATGTAATGGCTACTTACGGTCTCGTTCCAAATGACATCAGTGCGGCACTTGCCGAGCAAAACGTAGAAGCGGCGCCGGGACAACTAGGCGAACAGGGAAATGAATCTTTTCAATATATACTAAAGTACTCCGGCCGGCTAAAAACTGAGACGGAATTTAGTAATATCATTATCCGTACTGCGGATAATGGTCAGGTATTGAGATTACGTGATGTGGCCCGTATTGAATTGGGCGCGCAAAGTTACGCCAGTTCCGTACGGTTTAACGGTAAGCCCGCCCTGGGTGTTGCCATTAACCAGACAGCTGGATCAAACGCTAAAGAGGTTATTGAAGGATCGCTTAAGGTGCTTGAAAATGCTTCGACAAGCTTCCCGCCAGGCATTCACTATACCGCGCTTATTAATATTAATGACTTTCTCGACGCTTCTATCGAAAAGGTGATTCACACATTAGTGGAAGCGTTTATTCTCGTTTTCCTTGTGGTTTTTGTCTTTCTTCAGGATTTAAGGTCGACACTTATACCAGCCATAAGTGTTCCTGTTGCAATTATTGGTACGTTCTTTTTCCTAAATCTTTTCGGTTTTACCATCAATCTTCTGACGCTGTTTGCACTGGTGCTGGCAATCGGTATTGTAGTGGATGATGCGATTGTGGTGGTGGAAGCAGTGCACGCCAAACTTGATAGCGGCTATAAATCGGCCCGAAAGGCTACGGTTGATGCAATGGAGGACATTACAGTTGCTATTGTGTCCATTACGCTGGTTATGGCCGCCGTGTTCGTCCCTGTAAGCTTTATCCAAGGGTCGTCTGGAGTATTTTATAAACAGTTCGGCTTGACGCTTGCGATTGCCATTATACTTTCTGCGGTGAATGCATTAACATTGAGCCCGGCGTTATGCGCACTGCTTTTGAAGCCTCACAAGGAAGATCATCATCGCAAGAGAAATTTCCTGCAACGATTCTTTACTGCTTTTAATACGTCATTTGATACGATGACAAACCGATACAAGCGTTCGGTGAGCTATCTTGCCCGCAGGAAATGGATTGCGCTAGGCGGCATCGGAGTCTTTGTCGTGATGCTGATCTGGGCTATGAACACCACACCTAAAGGCTTCGTTCCTAATGAAGATTTAGGTACAATCATGTCTGACATCTCCTTACCTGCAGCTACTTCGCAGGAACACACAGATGAGATCATCACGCGAATTGACAGCATTGTTCATACCATTCCCGAGATAAAAAGCTCACTGCGGGTTGTGGGTCGGAGTATGATCAGTGGAAGTGGTAGTTCTTACGGCATGGTAATATCGAGACTTAAACCCTGGAACGAACGGGAACGAGACGTTAAACAGATTATCGGTGAGTTGTTTGCGAAGACTGCAAACATCAGAGGGGCTAAAATTATATTTTTTGCTCCCCCAACCATCCAGGGTTTTGGGACAAGCGGAGGATTCGAGTTCCAGTTGCAGGACAAGACTGGCGGCGACATCAACAAGTTTAACACAGTAGGCACCTCCTTCCTGGCGTCTCTGGCTAAAAGACCAGAAATACAGTATGCCTCGACCTCTTTTAACCCAAATTTTCCGCAGTATCAGATTGACGTAAATGTAGCTAGAATAAAACAAGCGGGAATTAGTGTTACTGACGTATTGAGCACGCTGCAGGGTTATTACGGCGGTGTTTATGCATCTAACTTCAACAAGTTCGGCAAACAGTACCGCGTGATGTACCAGGCTGATGCTATCTACAGAAATAATGAGCAATCATTGAACCGTATATATGTCCGAAACGCGACCGGAAACATGGCTCCGATCTCCGAATTCATCACTCTAACCAGGGTATACGGACCGCAGACGATATCGCGATTTAACCTTTTTACATCCATCTCGGTGACTGGTGCTCCAAACCCGGGATATAGTTCCGGTGACGCATTGAAAGCAGTCCAGGAAGAGGCGGCAAAACATCTTCCTGCCGGCTACGGCTATGAATTCTCAGGTCTTTCAAGGGAAGAGATGGCTGGCGGTAGTCAGACAATCTTCATCTTCCTGCTTTGTGTCGTGTTTGTCTACTTCTTACTTTGTGCGCAATATGAGAGTTATATTTTGCCGCTTGCTGTACTAATCTCTCTGCCAATCGGCTTAGCGGGGGTTTTTATTTTCGATAAAATATTCAAGGTTGACAATAACATATACACACAAATCACGCTGATCATGCTGGTTGGGCTACTGGCAAAAAACGCTATCCTGATCGTGGAGTACGCGGCAGACAGGCGAAAAAGAGGTATGAGCATAGTGCGCGCTGCAATAGATGGCGCAACGGCTCGGCTTCGTCCGATTCTGATGACCTCATTTGCATTTATTCTCGGTTTGCTTCCGCTGATGCTTTCAACAGGCGTAGGTGCAGCCGGGAATAAGTCTATCGGAACCGGAGCGGTTGGCGGCATGCTTATAGGTACTATTTTCGGAGTGTTCGTGATACCTACACTCTTTATTATATTTCAGCATCTGCAGGAGAAAATAAGCCGAAAACAACCGTTTGATCAGACAACCATTGAATTTAATGACCGGGATAAAGATGATCATCGTTATTAG